A window from Desulfobacteraceae bacterium encodes these proteins:
- a CDS encoding TRAP transporter small permease, translated as MEKALAKLIGWINRWLVLSAGVFLVGMILLTCANIGLRIAWLPLRGTFELMGFFGALVTALSLAYTQAQRGHIAVDVLINTFPPVVRRLLGLINSAACAGFFALVAWQLAEKAAVLRQTGELTETLRVPYYPFTYGVAAGCAMLAVVFLAELLKGLRPIRGDRR; from the coding sequence GATCAACCGCTGGCTGGTTCTCTCGGCCGGGGTGTTTCTGGTGGGCATGATCCTGCTGACCTGCGCCAATATCGGGCTGCGGATCGCCTGGCTGCCCCTGCGGGGGACCTTCGAGCTGATGGGCTTCTTCGGCGCGCTGGTGACCGCCTTGAGCCTGGCCTACACCCAGGCCCAGCGCGGCCACATCGCCGTGGACGTCCTGATCAACACCTTCCCGCCGGTGGTGCGGCGCCTGCTGGGTCTCATCAACAGCGCCGCATGCGCCGGCTTTTTTGCCCTGGTTGCCTGGCAGCTGGCCGAGAAGGCCGCGGTCCTGCGGCAAACCGGAGAGCTCACCGAAACGCTGCGGGTGCCCTACTATCCTTTCACCTACGGGGTGGCGGCGGGCTGCGCGATGCTGGCGGTGGTGTTTTTGGCGGAGCTCCTCAAGGGGCTGCGCCCCATCCGGGGGGACCGCCGATGA
- a CDS encoding PAS domain S-box protein has product MGIKIQSGEPETAANPRVEAPLARELQKFRVLYDLAVAMTADHSLDDNLRQLVAICRRLLGVEAAFIALRDEDRGAFCMHVSAGIRSTPMQELCIPCGHGLAGLVSRARRGRIVPNYAELEGLDPELRAAVAAEGLISGMGVPIQMGDQNLGVLYGFNRRRTDFDASQLDTLFLLGNLAAVEITRKRAENALQQSQETLEARVRARTGELRRINAQLRQEIEDRRQAEDALRQSEERFREMAAHVREVFWLLDWEAQRMVYASPAYEAIWGRPAAALLADYNEWARSIHPDDREAAEGWLARIAATRGAETREYRIVRPDGAVRWIADRGVAISAADGRVTRLTGIAEDITARKQAEEELVKRQRFLESILFHAPDAIVTLDTQHRVLEWNPGAENLFGYTFQEAVGRNLDDLVARADVYPEAAAITRLVLTGGKFKPLETVRYAKDGRPIPVIAAGTPIMVKGELQGVVAVYTDISARKEAEIALRASEERLRAVYQTLPDPVTLTRLSDGTYSDVNQAFSQVTGFQREEVIGRTSLEIGIWQNPGDLKRMMAELRRSGQVLSTEIDFCAKDGRVLPGLVSGRPLVISDEPHLLLVTRDISELKAAFAEKERLEAQLKQAQKMEAIGTLAGGIAHDFNNLLMGVQGHTSLMMCDPEFPPRHRENLKGIDACILSAADLTRQLLGFARGGKYVVKPVDLNRLIAGCSRMFGRTHREINIQTNLQEAVWSVAGDRSQIEQVLLNLFVNAWQAMPAGGTLEVATENRDLAEDVARPLGLAAGRYVRIAVADTGEGIDPVIQPRIFDPFFTTKERGRGTGLGLASVYGIVQNHGGAVTVFSRRGEGAVFHVYLPATETAVTEAPPLPEELHQGSGTILLVDDEPVILEVVTAMVRKLGYGVLTAESGQAALALYRAHRDEVTLVILDMIMPGMNGGETYDHLKAIDPAVRVLLCSGYSIDGRASEILARGCNGFIQKPFDMGQLSEKIQAAVAE; this is encoded by the coding sequence ATGGGAATCAAGATCCAAAGCGGCGAGCCCGAAACCGCGGCCAACCCCAGGGTGGAAGCCCCCCTGGCCCGGGAGCTGCAGAAATTTCGGGTGCTCTACGACCTGGCCGTGGCCATGACCGCCGACCACAGCCTGGATGACAACCTGAGACAGTTAGTTGCCATCTGCCGGCGCCTGTTGGGGGTCGAGGCGGCCTTCATCGCCCTGCGCGATGAAGACCGCGGTGCTTTTTGCATGCACGTCAGCGCCGGAATCCGCTCCACGCCCATGCAAGAACTCTGCATCCCCTGCGGCCATGGGCTGGCCGGGCTGGTCTCCAGGGCACGCCGCGGCCGGATCGTGCCGAATTATGCCGAGCTTGAAGGCCTTGACCCCGAGCTGAGGGCCGCCGTGGCCGCCGAGGGGCTGATCTCCGGCATGGGGGTCCCGATCCAGATGGGCGACCAGAACCTCGGGGTGCTCTATGGTTTCAACCGGCGTCGGACCGATTTTGACGCTTCGCAGTTGGATACCCTTTTCCTGCTGGGCAATCTCGCGGCCGTTGAAATCACCCGCAAACGGGCCGAAAACGCCCTCCAGCAGTCCCAGGAAACCCTCGAGGCGCGGGTCCGGGCGCGCACCGGCGAGCTGCGCCGGATCAATGCCCAGCTGCGGCAGGAAATCGAGGACCGCCGTCAGGCCGAGGACGCCCTGCGCCAGAGCGAGGAGCGCTTCCGTGAAATGGCCGCGCATGTGCGCGAGGTTTTCTGGCTGTTGGACTGGGAGGCGCAGCGAATGGTCTACGCCAGCCCAGCCTACGAAGCCATCTGGGGACGCCCGGCGGCGGCGTTGCTGGCCGATTATAACGAGTGGGCCCGCAGCATCCACCCCGATGACCGCGAGGCGGCCGAGGGCTGGCTGGCGCGCATCGCGGCCACCCGCGGGGCGGAGACCCGCGAGTATCGGATTGTGCGCCCCGACGGCGCGGTGCGCTGGATCGCCGACCGCGGGGTGGCCATCTCGGCGGCGGACGGCCGCGTGACACGCCTGACGGGGATCGCCGAGGACATCACTGCCCGCAAGCAGGCCGAGGAGGAGCTCGTCAAGCGCCAGAGGTTCCTGGAGTCGATTCTTTTCCATGCCCCCGACGCCATCGTTACGCTGGATACCCAGCACCGCGTTCTGGAATGGAACCCCGGGGCCGAAAATCTTTTCGGCTACACCTTCCAGGAGGCCGTCGGCCGTAATCTGGATGATCTGGTGGCCCGCGCGGACGTCTACCCGGAAGCCGCGGCGATCACCCGGCTGGTGCTGACCGGCGGAAAATTCAAGCCGCTGGAAACGGTCCGCTACGCCAAGGACGGCCGCCCCATCCCGGTGATCGCAGCGGGCACACCGATCATGGTCAAGGGCGAACTGCAGGGGGTTGTGGCGGTGTACACCGACATCAGCGCCCGCAAAGAGGCCGAAATCGCCCTGCGGGCCAGCGAGGAGCGGCTGCGGGCGGTCTACCAGACGCTGCCTGACCCGGTGACCCTCACCCGCCTGTCCGACGGCACCTACAGCGACGTCAATCAGGCCTTCAGCCAGGTGACCGGCTTCCAGCGGGAGGAGGTCATCGGCCGGACGAGCCTGGAGATCGGCATCTGGCAAAACCCCGGCGACCTCAAGCGGATGATGGCCGAGCTCCGGCGCAGCGGACAGGTGCTCAGCACGGAGATCGACTTCTGCGCCAAGGACGGCCGGGTGCTGCCCGGGCTGGTTTCCGGCCGCCCGCTGGTGATCAGCGATGAGCCCCATCTGCTGCTGGTGACCCGCGACATCAGCGAGTTGAAAGCGGCCTTTGCGGAGAAGGAAAGGCTCGAGGCCCAGCTCAAGCAGGCCCAGAAGATGGAGGCCATCGGCACCCTGGCCGGCGGCATCGCCCACGATTTCAACAACCTTTTGATGGGGGTCCAGGGGCACACCTCACTGATGATGTGCGATCCCGAATTCCCGCCCCGGCACCGCGAAAACTTGAAGGGCATCGACGCCTGTATCCTCAGCGCCGCCGATCTCACCCGGCAGCTGCTGGGCTTTGCGCGCGGGGGCAAGTACGTCGTCAAGCCGGTGGACCTCAACCGACTGATCGCCGGCTGCAGCCGTATGTTCGGTCGGACCCACCGCGAAATCAACATTCAGACCAACCTCCAGGAGGCGGTCTGGTCCGTGGCCGGTGACCGCAGCCAGATCGAACAGGTGCTGCTCAACCTGTTCGTCAATGCCTGGCAGGCCATGCCCGCCGGGGGGACCCTGGAGGTTGCAACCGAAAACCGGGATCTGGCGGAGGATGTCGCACGGCCCCTGGGTCTGGCCGCCGGGCGCTATGTCCGCATCGCGGTGGCCGACACCGGTGAGGGGATCGACCCCGTCATCCAACCGCGCATCTTCGACCCTTTTTTCACCACCAAGGAGCGGGGGCGCGGCACCGGCCTGGGGCTGGCCTCGGTCTACGGCATCGTCCAGAACCACGGCGGCGCCGTCACCGTCTTCAGCCGCCGGGGCGAGGGGGCGGTTTTCCACGTCTACCTGCCGGCCACCGAGACCGCGGTCACCGAGGCCCCGCCGCTGCCGGAAGAGCTTCACCAGGGATCGGGGACGATTCTGCTGGTGGACGACGAACCGGTGATTTTAGAGGTGGTCACCGCCATGGTCCGGAAGCTCGGCTACGGGGTGCTGACCGCCGAAAGCGGTCAGGCGGCGCTGGCGCTTTACCGCGCGCACCGCGATGAGGTGACCCTGGTGATTCTGGACATGATCATGCCGGGGATGAACGGCGGCGAGACCTACGACCACCTCAAGGCCATCGACCCGGCGGTGCGCGTGCTGCTCTGCTCCGGCTACAGCATCGACGGCCGCGCCAGCGAGATCCTGGCGCGGGGCTGCAACGGGTTTATCCAGAAGCCTTTCGACATGGGCCAGCTTTCCGAAAAGATCCAGGCGGCCGTCGCCGAATAA
- a CDS encoding TRAP transporter large permease, which produces MSLTWVGISGIGILMFILFFLGMPVGFAMAMVGFGGFCYVVSLKAGLNMVGAVFWTTFSQYGLTVIPLFIFMGQIAYYSGVNEKLYTAAYRWVGHIRGGLAMATVLACSAFSAICGSNAATAATMSTVALPEMRKYRYNPKLSTGAVACGSTLGVVIPPSVVLIVIGLSTEQSIARLFYGGIGAGIALTLFLLGTVFLMCRRHPDWGPVGPRFSRGERIAALSGALEMAVLFLLVMLGLYFGAFTPAEAGAAGSFFAVAISLGRGLLSWQGFSYAVKDTLRISCMVIAIVAGAVIFGRFLTVTRIPFEIAAWVVGLPVPKVTVIGIIFVIYIIGGAVMDALALLLITIPIFFPVATQLGYDPIWFAVTITVITTLGAVTPPVGATTYVVGAMAKDVPLEDVFKGTAYFLPAYVLCIVLLMLFPQIVTFLPRLIP; this is translated from the coding sequence ATGAGCCTTACCTGGGTGGGGATATCCGGCATCGGGATCCTGATGTTCATCCTCTTTTTTCTGGGCATGCCGGTGGGCTTTGCCATGGCCATGGTGGGTTTCGGCGGCTTCTGCTACGTGGTCTCGCTCAAGGCCGGACTCAACATGGTGGGCGCGGTCTTTTGGACGACCTTTTCGCAGTACGGCTTGACGGTGATCCCGCTGTTTATCTTCATGGGCCAGATCGCCTATTATTCGGGCGTCAACGAGAAGCTCTACACCGCGGCCTACCGCTGGGTGGGGCATATCCGCGGCGGGTTGGCCATGGCCACCGTGCTGGCCTGCTCGGCCTTTTCCGCCATCTGCGGCTCCAACGCGGCCACCGCCGCGACCATGTCCACGGTGGCGCTGCCCGAGATGCGGAAATACCGTTACAACCCGAAGCTCAGCACCGGGGCCGTGGCCTGCGGCTCCACCCTGGGGGTGGTGATTCCGCCCAGCGTGGTGCTGATCGTGATCGGACTTTCCACCGAGCAGTCGATTGCGCGGCTCTTTTACGGGGGGATCGGGGCGGGCATCGCCCTGACGCTGTTTCTGCTGGGGACCGTTTTTCTAATGTGCCGGCGCCACCCCGACTGGGGCCCGGTGGGCCCGCGCTTCAGCCGCGGCGAGCGGATCGCGGCGCTTTCCGGGGCGCTGGAAATGGCGGTCCTCTTTCTGCTGGTGATGCTGGGCCTATATTTCGGGGCCTTCACGCCGGCCGAGGCCGGCGCTGCCGGCTCGTTTTTCGCCGTGGCGATCAGCCTGGGCCGGGGGCTGCTCTCCTGGCAGGGCTTTTCTTACGCCGTCAAGGACACCCTGCGGATCTCCTGCATGGTGATCGCCATCGTGGCCGGCGCCGTGATCTTCGGCCGCTTCCTGACGGTCACGCGCATCCCGTTTGAGATTGCCGCCTGGGTGGTGGGCCTGCCGGTGCCCAAGGTGACCGTGATCGGCATCATCTTCGTCATCTACATCATCGGCGGCGCCGTGATGGACGCCCTGGCCCTGCTGCTGATCACCATCCCGATCTTCTTTCCGGTTGCCACCCAGCTGGGCTACGACCCCATCTGGTTCGCGGTCACGATCACGGTGATCACCACTCTGGGGGCCGTCACCCCGCCGGTGGGGGCGACCACCTACGTGGTCGGCGCCATGGCCAAGGACGTGCCCCTGGAGGACGTCTTCAAGGGCACCGCCTACTTCCTGCCGGCCTACGTCCTCTGCATCGTTCTATTGATGCTCTTTCCGCAGATCGTGACCTTTCTTCCGCGCCTGATCCCCTGA